Genomic window (Zingiber officinale cultivar Zhangliang chromosome 2B, Zo_v1.1, whole genome shotgun sequence):
TCTACGAAGTTGTCACCGAAATTTTATAgcccttataaagtgatagagCATATTGGACTTGTTGCTTATCGCTTAGAGCTTCCACAAGATTCTAAAATACACCCTATATTTCATGTGTCTTGTTTAAAGAAGAAATTAGGCGACAAATTTACTCCTCAGCAACACCTTCCTGAAGTGAATTCAGATGGGGAATTTAAGTTTCAACCTTATGCTATTTTAGAAAGGAGACTTGTGAAGAAGAACAATCAAGCGACAGTTGAACTATTAATTCAGTAGGATAACTTATCTATCGATGATGAAACATGGGAATTATATGATATCATTCAagaaaatttttcagaatttattGCTAAACAACCTTGAGGGCAAGATTGTTTTGAAGGGCGGTGGAATGATAGGAtcctttaatggatctattcaaataaatcctttaactttatttccttttctaagATAAGTTTTAGACCTTTTCCTTTTCTAAGATAAGTTTTAGATAATacgttttcttttgaaaatgtatttttattttatttttcgtttagaccttttcttttgaaaaggtagtttaAGTGTCTATAAAGAGACGTTATGTAATTTTGGAAGACAAGTAGTTTCCTTTTTAGTTAATCAATTTCACTTGATTATTGGAGGCCGATCCCCTCGAAGTGATCACCCTATTccccttttcattttttttttcctttgatttTTCCACGTGATAGGCCCCGGATTCCTATCATAGGTTTCAGAAAGCAAAGAAATAAAGTTCAGCAGAAACCAACCTCATATACTGTCATTTCTTTCCTCAACTGTTCCTCAACAGAGGCAACAGATCTCTCACATTCCTCGTCCATTGCTAGTACACCTTCACATCTTCCATTGTTTATACTGCTCTTGCTAGAATCAACCATGCCAGTGGCAATGGAAAAAATACGATCAGAATCGGATCCACCAGACTCGGAGAGAACTCCCTGGAAAAACCACAGAAAAAAGGAAACAAAGTAGCCTATCACTGATTCAATTACAAAAGTACTAGTGTGTTCTACCAATTTCTAACTGAGAAAGTTACTAGAAAAGGAACATTACAAGACAAACAAGATAATCTATAAATCGTCTAGTAATGATTTCAAGCTCATAAGAGTAGAAGTTTAGCACCATTCAATCATTTAAGGAAAGGAATAAAGCTATAATAGTTCGTCAAGGTTTATTGTACCATACAATTTAGGATCCATTTAGTTGGAGAGGTGATTTTTAATTCTGTGGAAGAAGGGTAAGTTCGCATTGTATGGCCCCCACTGTTTACTTTGACTACAGCAGGAGGAATGAAGCCAACAAGGATTTGTGCAAATCAGAAACACGTGTGAATTGGCCTCCACCCAAAAATGAGCAGAATGAACATTTGCCAATGTAAAAAACTTGACTATGCCCCTGCTTCCACATGGAGAATGATCATATGGAACGAAAGAGGAGTTTCTCTGGCATGTTGGATGAGACATAAACTCATCATTTTGGAGATCAAGGAGCATGGTGAAGCATGATAGGTCTCAGTCGATGAAGTATAAAGCCTCTCCAGACTCATTATTCTGGCCATTGGAGTTTCTAGGACTCTCGCAAGGAGGGCACTGAGCATCATATTAAGGAGCATGGTGAAGAAGAGGGAATCACCTTCAACCCCAGCCTGCAAACCCTACTTACAATGCTGCCACCCTCAAACAGTTTATAATTTGGCCAATTCCCTTCCTTCCACCTCCTTTGCTCCCTTTCCTTTCCTATCTTTTAAGTAAACAAGTATGCTGCTTCCATTTCCCACCTGCTCTCCCTACCTCTTCTCTTCCCTCATTCCCTTCCAGCTTCCCTAAAAATAAACATACTCCTGGAGGATTATCTCCCATGTTCAACTTCACAATTTTACCACTAGTAACACAAATAATTAGAGCTTAGAGCCTCCAAGTGATTTTACCAGAAGAAAACGACTTGTCATGATAGTTAAACAAAAGAGCATTTGGCACCATTTCCTTTAAGATGCCACTGCTAATATTGTTGCACCACTGAAACACagttgcatcttttcttcttccaTTTTGTTAGCGCATGGACGTTTTGTTCTTATGTCTTGCATTACATGTTAAGCATTCTGTAACCAATAGTTTTAGTCAATATGCTCCTATTTAAATCCAGGTTTTGCAGTCCACACTAACAAACCTTTTCACTatatagggaaacataatcagaCTAAATCAATATGGAGCATCAAAGGTAATGAAACTAACCTAAGTTTTATAATTAGTATACAACTTACTTGTTGCATAAATTGTATAATAGCATACAGCTCAAGTAGCAAACATAATAAAAGGGATTTGAGCTTAGAACTATATATAGTTAACTTTATCTTTCAATTGAAACAGATTTTACTTTGATATGATGAATTTGCTGAGATTATTttggaattttcaaatttgaattaTAAAAACATACattagaaattatatatatatatatttttaaaatgttttaaaaaatctttaaaataaagatattttaaaaaatatttttaaaaaatcattttaaaattcatgttattttttaaaaaaaaatattttaaaaaataattgtgtTTGCTTTCtcgtattgttttctttattacttAGTTTAATTCCTCTATGAACTcgatttcaaaagaaaaaaaaggtttttaaaatcacGTGCTTCACCCCTCTCATGTTGCTCACGATCCACATGTTTGTGCTTCTATTTATTCCCAGCAACGAAAACAGGAGAAGGGAAGAGATGGGAGAGGAGTGAACagaggaaaagaaggatgaaatTGTTTACTTGGGAGGATACAACATGGGAAAAGGAAaggggaagagaggaagaatagaaggATGAAAAGTTGTTTGCTTGGAGAAGGATATGATATGGAACAAGGAGAGGAAGAATGACTAAAATATCCTTGAGGTTGtgctcttcttctttcgacagtGGAAAGGAGAACTTGAAGTTGAAGAAGGGGGGTTCCTTTGTTGCTGTCTCTGCTGTCAGAACTTGAGTTTGAAGATGGGATTGTCAACCTCAGTCTTAACTACCAGAACTTGAGAATGAAGAAAGGATCATTGTCCTTGCTGTCTCCACTGCTTGAACTGGAGATTGAAGAAGGGACTTGTCTTCACCGTAGGAACTGGAGGTTGAAGGAGTTGTCCTCATTGTCTCCACTTCCATAACTCAAGATTGAAGAAAGGGATGCCATCTTGTCATCCTCACTGTCTCTTCTGCTGGAACTCAAGGTTGAAGTGGTCATTGCCTAATTGTCACAGTTGGCACTGTCAAAATCTACAATGTGGTggagatggtggtggtgatgggaCTCGTTACAGGGGATGGCTTTTGGAGTTCTGAGGGAAAGAGAAGACTgaacaaattttattttatctttatcaCTCCTTCCTTTGCTTCTGCCTGAATACGGGTAGACAGTAGACTTATTTCAGAAAAAAGCTTTTTTGTGGCGTCAATTATATTTCCCTTCCACCCATATTTGGTTTCAAATAAACAAGCAAAGAACTCCTTAGAACCCTCTCCCTTCCCCACTCTGCAGAATCAAATACTTTCCTTCATGGTAGGTAGAAATGTAATAGAAAAGTAAAGAAATAGTTCGGCTTGATGGAATAAAAATTGTGCACAAACCGTCAATATTGGCTTTTTATTCATCCAATAAAAGTTGGACAATTAAAGTGATTACCTATGGAGACTTATGTGATAATCATGTGCTCTTAAGTTAACAAAGAACAACAAAAGTGTGACTTTGCGCACCTTGTTTATCCAGAAGTTAATTCTTTTGTTAAGTATATCAACAGGAACTCCAACAGCAACTGCAAGGTTCTTAGAAGTCCAACTGAAATAAAGAGAAAAAAGAGTTAGTTTGAATGCAAGGAAGTGAATTTAAAGAGGATTGCAACCCTCTTACTCTTACCTTAGCTGTTCCTGGAATTGCATAATAATTACTGCATGCAGTGGACTTACAGTAAATTGCATATTCTGATCCTCAAATTGCAGCTCCAGCTGAAGAAGCATACATGAAACATGAAAATGTCAAGTAAACTGACCTATCAAAATGTATACTTTTCAAGCACAGCTTAAGACACCAATGTGGTTAGCATCTAGTTACCATTATGCTTGAATGTTTGACATAGAAACATATGAAAAAAATACAGGTTTGTACATAATAAAAGCTTGGCATAGATTGACTTtttcttgtttaattaatttatgaaacTAAACTAGGCATTTCAAGACGATTTACTAAATGAGCCCATAAGTTATCAAAATAGCATTAAACCAttaatttctacaaaaaattaatctTCTGGTTAAGGCTGTATCACTGGAATACAATTGCCAAAAATCATATTATAACCTATTCGGGAAAGATCCAGTTACAGCTATTCTAACCTTCACTGTCCCAAGATTTTTCTTCCATAGCAGCTTACGAGGAGTTTTGATCTCATGAAACCTCTTCCCATACTCTGATAGTAGTTCTTCGATAGAATTGGGGAGATTAAGAGACTCTGCCTGTATTTCGTCAAGGTCAACACAGTTACATAATtacaggagatagaggatataaagaaaaaaaaaaactaaggagTTCCCACAAGTAAATATCAAGTACATCTTTATTGGTAATAGAACCTATCATCTATAATTGTAACATAGTAGGTTCCAACTCTGCAAAGTTGGATTGTAAACTACTCAATTTGACAGATTATTGCAAACCTACAATGATTTATCCTAATTTCAACCTTTATCTTATATGTTATAGTTTCTAAGAAGTGTTATTGTCACAATACAGATTGTCACTGAGTTCTCCATGATTTCTTGATCTTGAAaacagtcaaaaaaaaaaaaaaagaagtaaagATACATAGAAAAAAGGAAGTGAAAATAGCTTCACTAAAGAACTTTCTTCTCAACTGATTGTATACCTGGATGGTTGGCCAAAAACTGGAAGAGATTATGGTGGAATCCAGAACGTCAAGGGATAAATGTGTTGCTTCTGGTTCAGAACCTACAAAATACTCATTAATgaataggcaaaaaaaaaaagaaaaaaaaggtagTGTTTATTAAAAGTTTCAGCATACAAGTAGAAGATGATGGTGGCACAGTAGCTTTAATATTAGTATTTGTTCGTTTTGAATCAATTAGATCATTAAGCATTATTTCACATTTCTGCATGCTGCCCTCCCCAAAGTGTATCTGTTAAGAACATATGACAAAAGGatcaagatttttattaattgaaCTTTTAGAACATTAGATGACATTGATCAATGTAGAAATCTCCTAGACTTTGTATAACTTGATTAGGAAGGTGGCACACACCTTAAGGAGCTCTAAAGTACGTATCTCtgagtcaatatcatattcagaCTTGTTAAGGAGCTTTTCTGCTAGCATAACACGATATTCATTAACTAACTGATCCTTTGAGCCAATTATGCCAACTATCATTCCAAGGATGTCAACCTTCCTTCTCCGGCTACCTTTTGATGGGTCTGCCTCTACTGGATCTGGTTCCCacctaaaaatataaaaaggGATGCAACTTAAAAACCATAAGATAATAGAAATTAGTTGTTTTGCTTTATGATATAATAAATCTTAGTCTATGTATCTACTGGAATAGTTAATAATGCCTTTCAGCATTTATCCATGCTTGCTTATCATCAAGGTTTGTATCATCATCATAATCAGCACCCTCTTGGTTCTCTGCTTCTCTGTTTAACTCTTCAAGCAGACTATCACCAGAATTACCAGAACCAGTGGAATTTCCCCCTGTCCCATCAGTGAGCATTGTGACAATGCATTTTATGGTATCCTTTCTTCCCCTCAAGTAATCCCTAATTGGTTCACCAACTGCCTCGAGGAATACCCCAGTCGGATCTATAGTCTTAAGTGCCTTGATAGTGGACACATATTGATGCAATATGTCATTTGTTGATGCACCAGCAGTAAGCAATCGATATTTCAAGGAAGAAATAAATGAATCGACAAGCTTTGAATGCTGTCCAGTATACTCCAGACACTGCCTAAGATCTTCAATTGCAGGAGAACTGTGAAAAGAGGCAACAAGAATTCTTTTAAGACAAATTTCCTCCaaattcaataataaaaaaaacactgTCAGGAGAACTGTGAAAAGAGGCAACAAGAATTCTTTTGAGACAAATTTCCTCCaaattcaataataaaaaaacactTTCAAGTGGATGGCAAGAGAGTAGGTAAGTGTACCTTTCAGGATAGTCTACAATAATCTCAAAAAGTTTTCCAATTCTAAGGTCTTGCAATGTTTCATATGCACAATATTCAAGACGCAGTTGCCATCTTACAAGCCCTTCTGAAGGCATTTCTATCCCAGGGTACGAAGGAGAAGCAGCCAAAGGCGATTTAAGACCAGATGATGCATCATGGACAGGTGAATCGCCTAAATATACCAAGAGAGCATGTAAAAACTGAAGAGGAACAGCCTGAGTGAACCAAACATGTAAATCAGTAAGAATTAGATATAGCTAGTTGAAAATAGGAGCATTATGAACACAATACCTAAAACATTAGAAAATTATTATTGTCATATGAGATCTAATCAATGGCATGGCCacaaaagtaatttaaagtaagctACAGATATATAACTTGTTTTCCTGACAGTTCAATTTAGGCAGTGCATAAACAAGATACATAGTTAAACGTTCTTTGACCATGTCTAAACTATTTAAAGTTTGTGCCAGATTATCCAGGTAGGAAagaggagtggagaggaaggCACCATCAGCTACTTCTATTATGATAACTCTTGATGTTCATACAGATATATTATGGGTCCTTAGATCTAGCATTGGGTAAATCTATTTATTAGGGTCAGTCACCATAACATAATAATTTCATTACTTAAACATCATTATTCAGCCTATCCCACTTATATctaaaagaaaatgaaacaaatAAAGTAGAAGGATTTTTTTTGTATCATTATCTCCTTATGCTTTAACACTGTGATCCATAACATAATTTTACATATTATTTCTTTTAACCTAAGGGACACATGACAATCACATAAGTCTCCAAAAGCTTCTTCATTTCAAACATCAACTTTGTATCCTATTTATAATATCTTTATCAATGTCTTTCAATAATAGACTAAAGAGATCAAAAAAATTTACCGGAATTTCTCATCCATCTACcataaataaagaaattaagaaaataatgaagaagaagaataaaattctgaaaataaaagTCTTAGATAATGTGTAACTATGATTCAACTAGGATATATTGACGACGGTATTATTAACAAGATTAAAAAAATGGATGATTGAAATAGAAAACATTTGGTGTCTTTGTATGACAATCATGTGTCTTCATAAGATTGTGATGCAACTAATTATACCTTATGGATTAGATCGTTGAACAATTAGAAACATGTAAGAACGACTAATGCAAAAAATATGACAATGAGAGGAAAATTTTATATTGGAAATGTGTACAAAAGAAATAGAAGACATTAGTAGTTTAAAACTTTGAATCAAAGAGTAATTGCCAAAACCCTAGTTGCGCAGAAGATCAGGAAGCACGTTCAATCCATGTTCAAATTTACAACagctaaaaaatttaaatgaattgACAAATCATTCAAAAGAAATTCCATCACTTGGGCTGAATTGACAGGTTTATAAAGAAATAATCTTTATAACCGCTTAACTAGCACAAAAGAGTGATATATGAAAACCTACTAAGTAGTATCCTATTTTCATGAATTACATACTATGATAGATTGGACAAGAGCACAGATGTCAAAGTACAATATTGATTCAATGCTAAATTATAAAACAGCATATTCATGCTTGAGTAGATCACCAAAGCACACTCCTGTCAGTGAATTTCACATAAGTCTCTAATATGTGGATTTAAGGCTTAACATCCAATCAGATTTTGTGTAATACTGTCAAATAATTGGCCTCAATTGAACCCCCTACACTATAATTTGTAAGATATCACACGCTCCCTTGTTTTGAAGATATTGACATATTAAAATTGTGTGAACACATTTTTCATCTTCAATAAACCAAACTGTTAATCAGAAAATTCAACAATAACAAATTCACCACTCATTATTATCAGAAAGATACCTGAATCCACTCTTTAATAGATACAAGAACAGGATTCCTGTAATCATCGCCAGCTAAAGCATTAACTTTATCCTAGTGTAGAAAGTAGAAACGATCATGTCAGTATTAATAGCAATGAGAATTACAAGATGAACGTGTCTTACCATCCATTAGAAGCTATTTACAAGTAACAAAAAAAATGATTCAAATTAGAGAGCTGAAAAAAATAACGTATTTACACAAAGCAACAGATCCTAACCTTCAGGAGCAAAAGGATAGAAGAAGCATAGGCATCTTCAGTTATGGATGTAAAACCAAGACTTCGAAGATCACGAACAACTTTACCAATGTTGTTGACCAACATGTCCTTATTATGATTACACCCATGACAGTGTGTGTCAATATCCATTTCACCAACACTAATAGGCCTGCGGTTTTGATGGCGCAAACTGTCATTGTCAAGTTGAAATTGACAAGCATCTTCCTCATGATGCACATCAATCATATTACTTAGTTCTTCCAACTTTCCCTTAAAATATAAGCGGAGTATCTCTAGAAAAGTAACATAGTTAGTTG
Coding sequences:
- the LOC122046189 gene encoding anaphase-promoting complex subunit 2-like isoform X1 translates to MMWDPEALNSLDGEDIAVLLQSWEGFHECTDVLLRDRGDLSAGADLVPFVSSLCRYGLDSLVQDHFLQSLEETFKSKAVLRFWKQFDAYSVSTGEGTGFQEENWIEGVLSKSLEEICLEKHYEEKCLLMLIHALQLHEESIADRKMEIQEYQTCLTSRHQLMVSSILLATLPMHFPEILRLYFKGKLEELSNMIDVHHEEDACQFQLDNDSLRHQNRRPISVGEMDIDTHCHGCNHNKDMLVNNIGKVVRDLRSLGFTSITEDAYASSILLLLKDKVNALAGDDYRNPVLVSIKEWIQAVPLQFLHALLVYLGDSPVHDASSGLKSPLAASPSYPGIEMPSEGLVRWQLRLEYCAYETLQDLRIGKLFEIIVDYPESSPAIEDLRQCLEYTGQHSKLVDSFISSLKYRLLTAGASTNDILHQYVSTIKALKTIDPTGVFLEAVGEPIRDYLRGRKDTIKCIVTMLTDGTGGNSTGSGNSGDSLLEELNREAENQEGADYDDDTNLDDKQAWINAERWEPDPVEADPSKGSRRRKVDILGMIVGIIGSKDQLVNEYRVMLAEKLLNKSEYDIDSEIRTLELLKIHFGEGSMQKCEIMLNDLIDSKRTNTNIKATVPPSSSTCSEPEATHLSLDVLDSTIISSSFWPTIQAESLNLPNSIEELLSEYGKRFHEIKTPRKLLWKKNLGTVKLELQFEDQNMQFTVSPLHAVIIMQFQEQLSWTSKNLAVAVGVPVDILNKRINFWINKGVLSESGGSDSDRIFSIATGMVDSSKSSINNGRCEGVLAMDEECERSVASVEEQLRKEMTVYEKFIVGMLTNFVSMPVDRIHNTLKMFCIAEPSYDKSLQQLQSFLSSLVVEEKLELREGMYFLKKQH
- the LOC122046189 gene encoding anaphase-promoting complex subunit 2-like isoform X3 yields the protein MLIHALQLHEESIADRKMEIQEYQTCLTSRHQLMVSSILLATLPMHFPEILRLYFKGKLEELSNMIDVHHEEDACQFQLDNDSLRHQNRRPISVGEMDIDTHCHGCNHNKDMLVNNIGKVVRDLRSLGFTSITEDAYASSILLLLKDKVNALAGDDYRNPVLVSIKEWIQAVPLQFLHALLVYLGDSPVHDASSGLKSPLAASPSYPGIEMPSEGLVRWQLRLEYCAYETLQDLRIGKLFEIIVDYPESSPAIEDLRQCLEYTGQHSKLVDSFISSLKYRLLTAGASTNDILHQYVSTIKALKTIDPTGVFLEAVGEPIRDYLRGRKDTIKCIVTMLTDGTGGNSTGSGNSGDSLLEELNREAENQEGADYDDDTNLDDKQAWINAERWEPDPVEADPSKGSRRRKVDILGMIVGIIGSKDQLVNEYRVMLAEKLLNKSEYDIDSEIRTLELLKIHFGEGSMQKCEIMLNDLIDSKRTNTNIKATVPPSSSTCSEPEATHLSLDVLDSTIISSSFWPTIQAESLNLPNSIEELLSEYGKRFHEIKTPRKLLWKKNLGTVKLELQFEDQNMQFTVSPLHAVIIMQFQEQLSWTSKNLAVAVGVPVDILNKRINFWINKGVLSESGGSDSDRIFSIATGMVDSSKSSINNGRCEGVLAMDEECERSVASVEEQLRKEMTVYEKFIVGMLTNFVSMPVDRIHNTLKMFCIAEPSYDKSLQQLQSFLSSLVVEEKLELREGMYFLKKQH
- the LOC122046189 gene encoding anaphase-promoting complex subunit 2-like isoform X2; amino-acid sequence: MHRRSPTRPRRPLRRVLQETFKSKAVLRFWKQFDAYSVSTGEGTGFQEENWIEGVLSKSLEEICLEKHYEEKCLLMLIHALQLHEESIADRKMEIQEYQTCLTSRHQLMVSSILLATLPMHFPEILRLYFKGKLEELSNMIDVHHEEDACQFQLDNDSLRHQNRRPISVGEMDIDTHCHGCNHNKDMLVNNIGKVVRDLRSLGFTSITEDAYASSILLLLKDKVNALAGDDYRNPVLVSIKEWIQAVPLQFLHALLVYLGDSPVHDASSGLKSPLAASPSYPGIEMPSEGLVRWQLRLEYCAYETLQDLRIGKLFEIIVDYPESSPAIEDLRQCLEYTGQHSKLVDSFISSLKYRLLTAGASTNDILHQYVSTIKALKTIDPTGVFLEAVGEPIRDYLRGRKDTIKCIVTMLTDGTGGNSTGSGNSGDSLLEELNREAENQEGADYDDDTNLDDKQAWINAERWEPDPVEADPSKGSRRRKVDILGMIVGIIGSKDQLVNEYRVMLAEKLLNKSEYDIDSEIRTLELLKIHFGEGSMQKCEIMLNDLIDSKRTNTNIKATVPPSSSTCSEPEATHLSLDVLDSTIISSSFWPTIQAESLNLPNSIEELLSEYGKRFHEIKTPRKLLWKKNLGTVKLELQFEDQNMQFTVSPLHAVIIMQFQEQLSWTSKNLAVAVGVPVDILNKRINFWINKGVLSESGGSDSDRIFSIATGMVDSSKSSINNGRCEGVLAMDEECERSVASVEEQLRKEMTVYEKFIVGMLTNFVSMPVDRIHNTLKMFCIAEPSYDKSLQQLQSFLSSLVVEEKLELREGMYFLKKQH